From a single Andrena cerasifolii isolate SP2316 chromosome 8, iyAndCera1_principal, whole genome shotgun sequence genomic region:
- the LOC143372322 gene encoding 18S rRNA (guanine-N(7))-methyltransferase isoform X2, with translation MSRRPEHLAPPEVFYDESEARKYTQSSRIIDIQEEMCRRAIELLLLPEDQPLLLLDIGCGSGLSGSVIEEYGHTWIGIDISAPMLEIALEREVEGDLILGDMGQGMPFRAASFDGVISISALQWLCNADKSSHNPSKRLYKFFSTLFSCLSRSARAVFQFYPENSEQIQLVTTQATKAGFYGGVVVDFPNSTKAKKYFLVLMTGGPTVLPQALGTNDAETVISHASRRAMLEQMRKARGKPLKKSRDWIAEKKERRRKQGKRVREDSKYTGRRRCGKF, from the exons CTCACGTATAATAGATATACAGGAAGAAATGTGCAGACGTGCCATAGAGCTTCTTTTATTGCCAGAAGATCAACCTCTCTTACTGTTAGATATCGGCTGTGGCTCTGGTCTAAGCGGAAGCGTAATCGAAGAATATGGACACACATGGATTGGAATTGATATATCGGCTCCGATGCTTG AGATAGCTTTGGAAAGGGAAGTCGAAGGAGATTTAATTTTGGGAGATATGGGTCAAGGAATGCCATTCAGAGCAGCAAGTTTTGATGGTGTAATCAGTATTTCTGCGCTACAATGGTTGTGCAACGCTGATAAAAGTTCACACAATCCATCAAAGCGACTGTATAAATTCTTTTCCACTTTGTTTTCATGTCTGTCGCGATCTGCCAGAGCTGTATTTCAGTTTTACCCAGAGAACAGCGAACAAATTCAACTGGTTACGACACAAGCTACAAAGGCAGGTTTTTACGGAGGTGTGGTGGTAGATTTTCCAAATAGTACCAAAGCAAAAAAGTATTTCTTGGTTCTGATGACCGGCGGACCAACTGTTCTTCCGCAAGCATTAGGCACGAACGATGCTGAAACTGTTATTTCTCATGCATCCAGAAGAGCGATGTT AGAGCAAATGAGGAAAGCGCGGGGTAAACCACTAAAAAAGAGTAGGGACTGGATTGCTGAGAAGAAGGAAAGACGACGAAAGCAGGGAAAGAGAGTTCGAGAGGATTCAAAATATACTGGAAGGAGAAGATGTGGTAAATTTTAA
- the LOC143372322 gene encoding 18S rRNA (guanine-N(7))-methyltransferase isoform X1 → MSRRPEHLAPPEVFYDESEARKYTQSSRIIDIQEEMCRRAIELLLLPEDQPLLLLDIGCGSGLSGSVIEEYGHTWIGIDISAPMLGKSLEREVEGDLILGDMGQGMPFRAASFDGVISISALQWLCNADKSSHNPSKRLYKFFSTLFSCLSRSARAVFQFYPENSEQIQLVTTQATKAGFYGGVVVDFPNSTKAKKYFLVLMTGGPTVLPQALGTNDAETVISHASRRAMLEQMRKARGKPLKKSRDWIAEKKERRRKQGKRVREDSKYTGRRRCGKF, encoded by the exons CTCACGTATAATAGATATACAGGAAGAAATGTGCAGACGTGCCATAGAGCTTCTTTTATTGCCAGAAGATCAACCTCTCTTACTGTTAGATATCGGCTGTGGCTCTGGTCTAAGCGGAAGCGTAATCGAAGAATATGGACACACATGGATTGGAATTGATATATCGGCTCCGATGCTTGGCAAGT CTTTGGAAAGGGAAGTCGAAGGAGATTTAATTTTGGGAGATATGGGTCAAGGAATGCCATTCAGAGCAGCAAGTTTTGATGGTGTAATCAGTATTTCTGCGCTACAATGGTTGTGCAACGCTGATAAAAGTTCACACAATCCATCAAAGCGACTGTATAAATTCTTTTCCACTTTGTTTTCATGTCTGTCGCGATCTGCCAGAGCTGTATTTCAGTTTTACCCAGAGAACAGCGAACAAATTCAACTGGTTACGACACAAGCTACAAAGGCAGGTTTTTACGGAGGTGTGGTGGTAGATTTTCCAAATAGTACCAAAGCAAAAAAGTATTTCTTGGTTCTGATGACCGGCGGACCAACTGTTCTTCCGCAAGCATTAGGCACGAACGATGCTGAAACTGTTATTTCTCATGCATCCAGAAGAGCGATGTT AGAGCAAATGAGGAAAGCGCGGGGTAAACCACTAAAAAAGAGTAGGGACTGGATTGCTGAGAAGAAGGAAAGACGACGAAAGCAGGGAAAGAGAGTTCGAGAGGATTCAAAATATACTGGAAGGAGAAGATGTGGTAAATTTTAA
- the Mrpl46 gene encoding mitochondrial ribosomal protein L46 isoform X2 translates to MLRRILTFRTSNSTPFLIAGNPSASKVIFRASSQQDFETVEKWDLLSAVCLERHPIITKPMQDIETRFQETLKQIEFENSLLSDFEIQMKKEVDQKQKQKQKSEWMLTDSDTDIVSNQTKQDFLDSSEQELTKFKFAPRISEAEENSRSLSLKDKLDKHLILLVEQKVGNADLWIPPQSVRKQRETMIHTAYRTVQELCGNNIKVKFYGSAPIGFYQYKYPKDIRDKGRDGAKIFYFLAKYISGEISPHVKYCWLDREALKNTVHPNIYTSLSQFLLPD, encoded by the exons ATGTTGAGAAGAATCTTAACGTTTCGTACATCGAACAGTACGCCTTTCTTAATAGCGG GGAATCCGTCTGCATCCAAGGTTATATTCCGGGCATCATCGCAGCAGGACTTTGAAACTGTGGAAAAATGGGACCTGTTGAGCGCTGTTTGTTTAGAACGTCATCCAATAATCACTAAACCAATGCAGGATATAGAGACAAGGTTCCAGGAAACTTTGAAACAAATAGAATTTGAAAATAGTTTGCTGTCAGATTTTGAGATACAAATGAAGAAGGAAGTAGATCAGAAGCAGAAGCAGAAACAGAAATCGGAATGGATGTTAACAGACAGTGATACAGATATAGTTTCTAATCAAACAAAACAAGACTTTTTAGATTCCAGCGAACAGGAGctaacgaaatttaaattcgCTCCAAGAATAAGTG AAGCTGAAGAAAACAGCAGGAGTTTATCATTAAAAGATAAACTAGATAAACATCTAATACTTTTAGTAGAACAGAAAGTAGGAAATGCCGATCTTTGGATTCCTCCTCAAAGTGTGAGGAAACAGAGGGAAACCATGATACAT acTGCATATAGAACTGTGCAAGAACTGTGTGGAAACAATATAAAGGTAAAATTCTATGGCAGTGCGCCGATCGGCTTTTATCAGTACAAGTATCCAAAAGACATAAGAGATAAGGGACGAGACGGagcaaaaattttttatttcctcgcAAAGTATATAAGCGGAGAGATTTCTCCCCATGTAAAATACTGTTGGCTAGATCGGGAAGCATTAAAGAACACCGTACACCCCAATATTTACACAAGTTTGTCTCAGTTCTTGTTACCTGATTGA
- the Mrpl46 gene encoding mitochondrial ribosomal protein L46 isoform X1, with product MLRRILTFRTSNSTPFLIAESFRTGNPSASKVIFRASSQQDFETVEKWDLLSAVCLERHPIITKPMQDIETRFQETLKQIEFENSLLSDFEIQMKKEVDQKQKQKQKSEWMLTDSDTDIVSNQTKQDFLDSSEQELTKFKFAPRISEAEENSRSLSLKDKLDKHLILLVEQKVGNADLWIPPQSVRKQRETMIHTAYRTVQELCGNNIKVKFYGSAPIGFYQYKYPKDIRDKGRDGAKIFYFLAKYISGEISPHVKYCWLDREALKNTVHPNIYTSLSQFLLPD from the exons ATGTTGAGAAGAATCTTAACGTTTCGTACATCGAACAGTACGCCTTTCTTAATAGCGG AAAGCTTTCGCACAGGGAATCCGTCTGCATCCAAGGTTATATTCCGGGCATCATCGCAGCAGGACTTTGAAACTGTGGAAAAATGGGACCTGTTGAGCGCTGTTTGTTTAGAACGTCATCCAATAATCACTAAACCAATGCAGGATATAGAGACAAGGTTCCAGGAAACTTTGAAACAAATAGAATTTGAAAATAGTTTGCTGTCAGATTTTGAGATACAAATGAAGAAGGAAGTAGATCAGAAGCAGAAGCAGAAACAGAAATCGGAATGGATGTTAACAGACAGTGATACAGATATAGTTTCTAATCAAACAAAACAAGACTTTTTAGATTCCAGCGAACAGGAGctaacgaaatttaaattcgCTCCAAGAATAAGTG AAGCTGAAGAAAACAGCAGGAGTTTATCATTAAAAGATAAACTAGATAAACATCTAATACTTTTAGTAGAACAGAAAGTAGGAAATGCCGATCTTTGGATTCCTCCTCAAAGTGTGAGGAAACAGAGGGAAACCATGATACAT acTGCATATAGAACTGTGCAAGAACTGTGTGGAAACAATATAAAGGTAAAATTCTATGGCAGTGCGCCGATCGGCTTTTATCAGTACAAGTATCCAAAAGACATAAGAGATAAGGGACGAGACGGagcaaaaattttttatttcctcgcAAAGTATATAAGCGGAGAGATTTCTCCCCATGTAAAATACTGTTGGCTAGATCGGGAAGCATTAAAGAACACCGTACACCCCAATATTTACACAAGTTTGTCTCAGTTCTTGTTACCTGATTGA
- the Vta1 gene encoding vesicle trafficking 1, producing MVGPDLPEVPPTLRSIQQYLKIASTHDQRDPVVSYWCRLYALQTGLKLSKKTPEETNFLLKLMDWLETTKKELRDNEAITNDVAAQAHLENWALKLFLYADKNDRAANFGKNVVQSFFTAGLLYDILTIFGELSEEASQNRKYAKWKAAYIHNCLKNGETPAPGPIQDDDEPINSSKSLEPDDDAASAMKWKDEGEETLNPNGFAIDVDSSDAPGNASDNGKIGQRSSVVKSEENCDVTTKTEGGVELSLEQTSKAQKYIKWAGSALNYDDVPTAVSNLQKAIHLLTTGQELA from the exons ATGGTTGGGCCTGACTTACCAGAGGTTCCGCCAACTTTAAGAagtatacaacagtatttaaaAATAGCATCAACTCATGATCAGCGGGATCCTGTTGTTAGTTATTGGT GTCGACTATATGCCCTTCAAACAGGCTTGAAGCTTTCAAAGAAGACCCCAGAGGAGACAAACTTTCTGTTAAAACTAATGGACTGGTTAGAAACAACGAAAAAGGAATTACGTGATAACGAAGCTATTACTAACGATGTAGCTGCACAGGCGCATTTAGAAAATTGGGCGCTGAAACTTTTCCTGTATGCCGATAAAAACGACAGAGCTGCAAACTTTGGCAAGAATGTAGTGCAGAGTTTCTTTACAGCTGGGTTACTTTACGACATTTTGACTATATTTGGCGAACTGAGCGAAGAAGCTTCACAAAATAGAAAGTATGCAAAGTGGAAGGCGGCATATATTCATAATTGTTTAAAGAACggtgaaacacctgcgccgggTCCGATCCAAGATGATGATGAACCCATTAATTCGAGTAAAAGCCTAG AACCGGACGATGACGCTGCTAGCGCAATGAAGTGGAAGGACGAGGGAGAGGAGACGTTAAATCCCAATGGATTCGCGATCGACGTTGATTCTTCCGATGCACCCGGAAATGCGTCTGATAATGGAAAGATAGGGCAACGGTCATCAGTGGTCAAAAGCGAAGAAAACTGTGACGTTACTACGAAAACGGAAG GAGGAGTTGAGTTGTCACTGGAGCAGACGAGTAAGGCACAAAAGTATATTAAATGGGCCGGAAGCGCTTTAAATTACGACGATGTGCCCACAGCCGTGTCGAATCTTCAAAAGGCTATACACCTTTTAACCACTGGTCAAGAACTTGCATGA
- the LOC143372324 gene encoding putative acetylcholine receptor chaperone isoform X1 — translation MGSIVLKSLSVLLGIFFVFVGTMKLTSHISKDLHKDLRKEYVKYAKVFPLSGTLDFKVPSKWYRRVVGSLEIICGLAMAIIPSHKIKNVSNAVLLLLMLMAVYSHYMVNDKFERIAPALVFFLMLTGRLVIDWQLRREDAQPVTANGVDDKTKKQD, via the exons atggGCTCGATCGTTTTAAAGTCTCTCTCGGTTCTTCTcggtatattttttgtttttgtcgGTACGATGAAGCTGACTTCTCATATCAGCAAGGATCTTCACAAGGACTTG AGGAAGGAGTATGTCAAGTATGCAAAGGTATTTCCTTTGTCCGGTACCCTGGACTTTAAAGTACCAAGTAAGTGGTACAGAAGAGTCGTCGGTTCGCTCGAGATCATCTGCGGACTCGCAATGGCGATAATACCGAGCC ACAAAATAAAGAACGTGTCGAACGCGGTACTGCTCTTGCTGATGTTAATGGCCGTGTATTCTCATTACATGGTGAACGATAAATTTGAGAGGATCGCCCCAGCTTTG GTGTTCTTCCTCATGCTGACAGGACGACTAGTGATAGATTGGCAATTGAGACGAGAGGACGCGCAGCCAGTAACGGCGAACGGAGTCGACGATAAAACCAAAAAGCAGGACTGA
- the LOC143372324 gene encoding putative acetylcholine receptor chaperone isoform X2, producing MGSIVLKSLSVLLGIFFVFVGTMKLTSHISKDLHKDLRKEYVKYAKVFPLSGTLDFKVPNKIKNVSNAVLLLLMLMAVYSHYMVNDKFERIAPALVFFLMLTGRLVIDWQLRREDAQPVTANGVDDKTKKQD from the exons atggGCTCGATCGTTTTAAAGTCTCTCTCGGTTCTTCTcggtatattttttgtttttgtcgGTACGATGAAGCTGACTTCTCATATCAGCAAGGATCTTCACAAGGACTTG AGGAAGGAGTATGTCAAGTATGCAAAGGTATTTCCTTTGTCCGGTACCCTGGACTTTAAAGTACCAA ACAAAATAAAGAACGTGTCGAACGCGGTACTGCTCTTGCTGATGTTAATGGCCGTGTATTCTCATTACATGGTGAACGATAAATTTGAGAGGATCGCCCCAGCTTTG GTGTTCTTCCTCATGCTGACAGGACGACTAGTGATAGATTGGCAATTGAGACGAGAGGACGCGCAGCCAGTAACGGCGAACGGAGTCGACGATAAAACCAAAAAGCAGGACTGA
- the Flash gene encoding FLICE-associated huge protein gives MIEELRRKLEDASFRRGVYAKSNNYGVAKSVFRETIGHARYNPETWNADSPSLNLTKDNQSKSTLFPITVFGERLRKRIVDEQKLEKKDRQPSNLNTDGSTDVCAERYIVESDKENGSLCDINSCDIPEMQTSIVVEYSESERTKDPTVTSRIKTKDFLQNSRTEVEMRVERKSTSVVKSTGKRANDETDGPISVKRILSTEGNEYDTTESNRERDFIKHNKSNSSKHFSEKQRDAFKGSHVERARDSSIEGKTRGDLVSDGIKKPNYRRQGKKNESDLSCEKIDFLNDHLSKRCTRKQTVQNTIHRGTEIFDKRKNHGITTDERRRAKQREGRRMTITEEDCRSRGRLTSSYGKFREERYDRTKHNNNRRDTCEDRCEPCYDFRSSSANKVKTSNLVDKELCCNPRVMIERTKRSSMDRGGKRACSVQSSGRHDGYESRKLKTGVEATKRERKQEECNDEYSRKKCVKREKSIGKSDCLFDRFSRSEQAETDCAAARLHGGESRECVGKAEELELEDGERLASPVNSPINNNSRRERSTDDRRDAINAQKLSSLVDEVEKNIEPDEKVKGAISAEESETLPDHVSRCFPTITNTNAASSDETRVGNTESIENVENVENIEKFIRDYLSNGESVTEVPADSNKQTVTVTVANVSTDSGVVNDDDSQKRSNESQLPDTKVDEQFSLNGKEAINPKNETVVAGNASLCVSKCSVENSQVEPQPTMVTFVENVDHVPENERAQIDSVVELSEKNCTLDEETAKNMSILFQIEPPLESNTVKQSCRTVLESYREGECDGNVDNNYRDRCNDLDVKTPKVGDNHDDHNKIDADNSCKKNTDTKEGMVNASVARTTLENETVSKVGGEDGVRLGKPLTNVQGKIVIFARRKKPICLANNNANMTVLIRNNHEANISLHGTKNATVCDSLPKLRICRRPRREENKSVGS, from the exons ATGATAGAGGAATTGAGAAGAAA ACTCGAAGACGCATCATTCAGGAGGGGCGTCTACGCGAAATCTAACAATTATGGTGTTGCGAAATCTGTTTTTCGCGAGACTATCGGACATGCTCGTTACAACCCGGAAACTTGGAACGCAGACTCGCCGTCGCTGAACCTAACCAAAGATAACCAGAGCAAATCCACTTTGTTTCCCATTACAGTTTTTGGCGAACGATTACGTAAAAGGATCGTGGACGAACAGAAGTTGGAAAAGAAGGATAGACAACCGAGCAATTTGAACACCGACGGGAGTACTGACGTGTGCGCAGAGAGATACATCGTGGAAAGCGACAAAGAGAATGGTTCGCTTTGCGATATTAACTCGTGCGACATACCAGAAATGCAAACCTCCATAGTTGTTGAGTATTCTGAAAGCGAACGTACAAAAGATCCTACGGTAACATCGAGGATTAAGACAAAGGATTTCCTGCAGAACAGTAGGACCGAGGTGGAGATGAGAGTTGAACGGAAGTCTACGTCTGTCGTAAAATCTACTGGGAAAAGGGCAAACGATGAAACCGACGGACCCATATCTGTGAAACGGATTTTGTCCACAGAAGGAAACGAGTATGACACCACTGAATCTAATCGAGAGCGTGATTTTATAAAGCATAATAAATCCAACTCTTCCAAGCATTTTAGCGAGAAGCAGAGAGACGCGTTTAAAGGATCGCACGTGGAACGTGCTCGTGACTCAAGTATAGAAGGTAAAACGCGCGGAGACCTTGTTTCTGATGGAATTAAAAAACCGAATTACAGGAGGCAAGGTAAGAAAAACGAGAGTGACCTGTCGTGCGAGAAGATAGATTTTCTAAACGATCATCTTTCGAAACGGTGTACGCGAAAACAAACCGTTCAAAACACGATTCATCGCGGCACCGAGATATTCGATAAGAGAAAGAATCATGGAATCACAACCGACGAACGTCGCCGAGCCAAGCAAAGAGAAGGTCGTCGTATGACTATCACAGAGGAGGATTGTCGGTCACGCGGACGGCTAACATCCTCGTATGGGAAATTTCGAGAAGAAAGATACGACAGAACCAAACATAACAACAACAGACGCGATACTTGCGAGGACCGATGTGAACCTTGTTATGATTTCCGAAGTAGCAGTGCGAATAAAGTGAAAACCAGCAACCTTGTCGATAAAGAATTATGCTGCAATCCTCGAGTTATGATCGAGCGAACGAAACGTTCCTCGATGGATCGTGGAGGAAAGCGTGCTTGCAGCGTGCAAAGTAGTGGTCGCCACGATGGATACGAGTCTCGAAAACTGAAAACTGGCGTGGAAGCGACTAAACGAGAGAGAAAACAGGAAGAATGCAACGACGAGTATTCCCGTAAGAAGTGTGTTAAACGCGAGAAGAGCATCGGAAAGAGCGACTGTTTGTTCGACAGATTCAGCCGATCTGAACAAGCGGAAACCGACTGTGCCGCGGCTAGATTACACGGGGGGGAGTCGCGGGAGTGTGTCGGGAAAGCGGAAGAATTAGAATTGGAAGACGGCGAAAGGCTGGCATCTCCGGTCAACAGTCCCATCAACAATAATTCTAGACGCGAAAGGTCGACAGATGATCGACGAGACGCTATAAATGCGCAAAAGCTCTCTTCGTTGGTCGATGAGGTAGAAAAGAATATAGAACCCGATGAAAAAGTAAAAGGAGCAATATCAGCCGAAGAATCAGAAACACTTCCCGACCATGTCTCAAGATGCTTTCCAACGATCACGAACACCAATGCTGCTTCTTCGGATGAAACACGTGTTGGGAACACCGAGAGCATCGAGAATGTGGAGAACGTTGAAAACATTGAGAAATTTATTCGGGATTACCTTTCGAACGGCGAAAGTGTCACGGAGGTTCCGGCAGACAGTAACAAACAGACGGTAACGGTAACAGTAGCAAACGTATCGACAGACAGTGGTGTCGTTAATGATGATGATAGTCAAAAGCGTTCCAACGAATCTCAGCTGCCGGATACTAAAGTCGATGAGCAGTTTTCTCTTAATGGTAAAGAAGCGATCAACCCAAAAAATGAAACGGTCGTGGCAGGTAATGCGTCTCTATGTGTTTCCAAATGTTCCGTCGAGAATAGCCAAGTGGAACCGCAACCGACGATGGTAACATTCGTGGAAAATGTAGATCACGTACCCGAGAATGAACGCGCACAAATAGACTCCGTAGTCGAGTTGTCCGAAAAGAATTGTACACTCGATGAGGAGACGGCGAAAAATATGTCGATTCTGTTTCAAATAGAGCCACCATTGGAAAGTAACACTGTGAAACAGTCTTGCAGAACAGTTCTCGAATCGTACAGAGAAGGAGAATGTGACGGAAACGTCGATAATAACTACAGAGACCGTTGCAACGATCTAGATGTTAAAACCCCCAAGGTCGGCGACAACCATGACGATCACAACAAAATCGATGCTGACAATAGTTGTAAGAAAAACACCGATACGAAAGAAGGAATGGTGAATGCAAGCGTTGCAAGAACAACTCTAGAGAATGAGACGGTCAGTAAAGTTGGAGGTGAAGATGGAGTTAGATTGGGTAAGCCGTTGACGAACGTTCAGGGGAAAATAGTGATATTTGCGCGTCGCAAGAAACCCATATGCTTGGCAAATAATAACGCTAATATGACTGTTCTCATACGTAACAATCACGAAGCTAATATCAGTCTCCACGGCACGAAGAACGCGACGGTATGCGATTCTCTTCCAAAATTAAGAATCTGCAGGCGGCCGCGACGAGAGGAAAATAAATCGGTTGGTTCTTAA